A region from the Citrobacter koseri ATCC BAA-895 genome encodes:
- the ddpC gene encoding D,D-dipeptide ABC transporter permease: MMLTQETPAPSQTARRRIDWAKLFWLMKSSPLTLTGGVIIILMLLLMVLSPWITPYDPNAIDLTARLLAPSATHWFGTDEVGRDLFSRVLVGSQQSIVAGLVVVGIAGGIGSLLGCLSGVMGGRADAIIMRLMDIMLSIPSLVLTMALAAALGPSLFNAMMAIAIVRIPFYVRLARGQTLVVRQFTYVQAARTYGASRWHLISWHILRNSLPPLIVQASLDIGSAILMAATLGFIGLGAQQPSAEWGAMVAIGRNYVLDQWWYCAFPGAAILITAVGFNLFGDGIRDLLDPKAGGKQS; encoded by the coding sequence ATGATGTTAACGCAAGAGACGCCCGCCCCGTCGCAGACCGCCCGCCGCCGGATCGACTGGGCAAAACTCTTCTGGCTGATGAAAAGCAGCCCGCTGACGCTGACTGGCGGCGTGATTATCATCCTGATGTTGCTACTGATGGTGCTGTCGCCCTGGATAACGCCTTACGATCCCAATGCCATCGATTTGACCGCGCGCCTGCTTGCGCCCTCTGCGACGCACTGGTTCGGCACTGACGAAGTGGGACGCGATCTGTTCAGCCGCGTACTGGTCGGCAGCCAGCAATCCATTGTCGCCGGGCTGGTCGTCGTGGGGATTGCCGGTGGAATCGGCTCCTTGCTTGGCTGTCTGTCCGGCGTCATGGGCGGGCGCGCCGACGCCATTATTATGCGCCTGATGGATATTATGCTGTCGATTCCTTCGCTGGTGCTGACGATGGCGCTGGCCGCCGCGCTGGGGCCGAGCCTGTTTAACGCCATGATGGCGATCGCCATTGTCCGTATTCCTTTTTATGTGCGCCTGGCGCGGGGGCAAACGCTGGTCGTGCGCCAGTTTACCTATGTACAGGCTGCCCGAACGTATGGCGCTTCTCGCTGGCACCTTATCAGCTGGCATATCTTACGTAATTCGCTGCCGCCGCTTATCGTGCAGGCGTCGCTGGATATTGGCAGCGCGATCCTGATGGCCGCCACGCTGGGCTTTATTGGCCTTGGCGCACAACAGCCCTCCGCTGAATGGGGCGCAATGGTGGCTATTGGTCGTAACTATGTCCTCGACCAGTGGTGGTATTGCGCCTTTCCTGGGGCGGCGATCCTGATTACCGCTGTCGGGTTTAACCTGTTTGGCGATGGTATTCGCGATCTGCTTGACCCTAAAGCCGGAGGAAAACAGTCATGA
- a CDS encoding ABC transporter ATP-binding protein has product MTQPVLEIEDLHLSFPGYKADVHALNHVSLRIDRGEIVGVVGESGSGKSVTAMLAMRLLPEGSYHIHQGRVSLLGEDVLNASEKQMRKWRGARVSMIFQEPMTALNPTRRIGQQMVEVIRHHQAVSRQTAWEKAIALLEEMQIPDAAQVMARFPFELSGGMRQRVMIALAFSCEPELIIADEPTTALDVTVQLQVLRLLKLKARASGTAVLFISHDMAVVSQLCDRLYVMYAGSVIESGPTQTVIRRPTHPYSIGLLKCAPEHGEPRAPLPAIPGTVPNLTCLPTGCAFRERCFAAGTLCEAVPALENHGEPEQQSACWYPQQEMTHV; this is encoded by the coding sequence ATGACCCAACCCGTGCTGGAAATTGAGGATTTACACCTGAGCTTTCCGGGTTACAAAGCCGATGTTCACGCCCTTAACCACGTATCGTTGCGTATCGACCGGGGCGAAATCGTCGGCGTGGTCGGCGAGTCCGGGTCAGGTAAATCCGTCACCGCCATGCTGGCAATGCGGCTGCTGCCGGAAGGCAGCTATCACATTCATCAGGGCCGCGTATCGCTGCTGGGCGAGGACGTGCTGAATGCCAGCGAAAAGCAGATGCGTAAATGGCGCGGCGCGCGCGTGTCGATGATCTTCCAGGAGCCAATGACGGCGCTGAATCCCACCCGGCGCATTGGGCAACAAATGGTGGAAGTCATTCGCCATCATCAGGCGGTGAGCCGCCAGACGGCGTGGGAAAAAGCCATCGCCCTGCTGGAAGAGATGCAAATTCCCGATGCGGCGCAGGTTATGGCGCGATTTCCGTTTGAGCTTTCCGGCGGGATGCGCCAGCGGGTGATGATCGCGCTGGCATTCTCCTGCGAGCCGGAGCTGATTATTGCCGACGAACCCACTACCGCTCTGGACGTCACGGTGCAGCTACAGGTTCTGCGTTTGCTGAAACTAAAAGCGCGAGCCAGCGGTACTGCGGTGCTGTTTATCAGTCATGATATGGCGGTGGTATCGCAGTTGTGCGATCGGCTGTATGTCATGTACGCCGGAAGCGTGATTGAGAGCGGCCCCACGCAGACGGTTATTCGCCGCCCCACGCATCCCTATTCCATTGGTTTGTTGAAATGCGCGCCGGAACACGGCGAACCTCGCGCGCCGCTGCCCGCGATTCCAGGGACGGTGCCTAACCTGACCTGTCTGCCAACCGGATGCGCCTTCCGCGAACGCTGTTTTGCCGCCGGGACGCTGTGCGAGGCTGTCCCGGCGCTGGAGAATCATGGCGAACCTGAACAACAATCCGCCTGCTGGTATCCACAACAGGAGATGACGCATGTCTGA